The nucleotide window GCGAGCTCGTACCCACGCGCACCTCGAAGAACCTGATCTGGATCTTCAAGAGCCAATCGGCGCTCAAGAAAGACGCCGGCGGCATCGTCGCGCTGCCGCGCAAGGTGAGACGGGCCGCCGTCCTCGGCGCCGGGATCATGGGCGGCGGCATCGCGCAGCTCATCGCCGACAAGGGGATCCCGGTCCGCATGAAGGACGTGAGGGGCGAAGCCCTCCTCACGGCGCTCCGCCACGCCTCCGGCCTCTGGAAGGAGCAGGTCGTCAGGAAACGGCTCTCCCCCCGCGAGATGCGCCAGAAGCTCGGCTTCATCGCCCCGACCCTCGACGACACCGGCTTCGCCAAGGTCGACATCGTGCTCGAAGCGGTCGTCGAGAACCTCGAGGTCAAGCAGAAGGTGCTGGCCGCGATGGAGGAGAAGATCGGCGACCGCGCCGTCTTCGCGTCGAACACCTCGACCCTCCCCATCTCCGACATCGCCGCGCGTGCCGTGCGCCCCGAGCGGGTCGTCGGCCTCCACTTCTTCAACCCCGTGCACCGCATGCCGCTCGTCGAGGTCATCGCCGGCGTGCGCAGCTCGCCCGAAGCGGTCGCCACCGTCCACGCCTTCGCACGCGAGCTCGGCAAGGTTCCCGTCGTCGTGCGCGACGCCCCCGGCTTCCTCGTGAACCGGATCCTCATGCTCTACTTCAACGAGGCGCTCCGCCTCCTCGCCGAGGGCGTGACGATCGACGCCGCCGACGCCGCGATGCGCGACTTCGGCATGCCGATGGGTCCGTTCGCGCTCCTGGACGAGATCGGCCTCGACACCGGCCAGCACGCCGCCGCGGTGCTCGAAGGCGCCTTCGGGAAGCGCATCGGCGCCGCGACGCCGATCCTGCAGGCGCAGGTCGCCGCCGGCCGCCTCGGCAAGAAGAACGGGAAGGGCTTCTACCACTACAAGAACGGCAAGCGCACCGGCTCCGACCCGGCAGCGTCCAAGCTCGCCTCCTCCGGCCCCGAGCTCTCGCTCCCCGTCGAGACCCTCCAAGAGCGCATGGTCCTGGCGATGGTCAACGAAGCCGCGGTTTGCCTCGAGGACGGCGTCGTCCGCGAGCCGCGCGACGTCGACATCGGCATGGTTTTCGGGACGGGTTTCCCTCCATTCCGCGGCGGTCTCCTCCGCTACGCCGACTCGATCGGCCTCGCCGTGCTCGTCGACCGGCTCGCGCGCCTCGCCGATTCCCAAGGCGAGAGGTTTCGCCCGGCTCCGCTCCTCCGCGATATGGTGCGCGAAGAGAGGCGTTTTTACCCGGCGTGAAACCGGCTCTGTTCGGGACCGTTTGAACAACGACTTCGTTTGGAGCCGGGATTAGAATCCAAGCTTCACCGCGCTCTCAATCAGAGCGACGAGAGGATGGGCATGCGGAACACGATGCGAGTTCAATGGGTCGTCGGTGCGCTCCTTGGAGCATGGGTCGGCAGCGCAACCGGCGCCCTCGCCGCGGCGGAGTCCCCTGCGGCCACCGTGCAGGAAGGGATCACGGTCGTTCTCCACGACAAGGTCTCGAAGCTCCTCGCATCGCACGACAAGGACGGTAACCCCGACAAGAGAGGGACCTATTCTCAGACATACAAGAAGGTCGACGCCGGGACGTACCAAGCAACCTTCCACGTCGATACGATCGAGCCGACGACGTTCCCGTTGACCCAGCAGCTCAAGACGGAGCGTTACTTGCTGACGCTCAAGGGCTCCGGCGGTAACTGGTCGATCGCGAACGAAGAGCTGAAGGACACCTACATCGGCCTCTTTCGAGGCGATTTTGCTCCCGACCTCTACAAGTTCGACAAGCTCACGTGGGACAAAGAGGGCTTGAAGCTCTCCGCGAGCAACGGCTATCTCTACACCTACGTCAGTCACGGTTCGACGGTCGCGTTTCGCGTGTTCGCGGACGACCTGACCTACGACTTCGTTCCGCCGTCCGACACCGGCTACTACGGCGCGATTCGCAACAAGATCTTCAAGGACCATCCCCAGGACATCGTCTTCAAGACGGATTGGGCCGACATCGCCTGCGATCCGGCGACGTGCAACGATTTCATGAAGAGCATCTTTTCCGGCCTGGACAAGACGACGAGCGGGACCGGCGGCGCGTGGAGCAATGCCAAGAGCGACTTGGCGTCGTCGCAGTCCGACATGGCGGCGACGAAGTCGAAGAACCCCTTCGGCGTCTTCACGCGCGAGCGCGAGATCGCTCGCAAATATTGGCGCGAGAATTCGTACGGGGGGTTCGCGAGGGTTCCCGAAGCCGATCGGCGGTTCTGGCAGGTGGAGTTTCACACCAAGACCGCAGGCAAAGAGCGGTTCGTCGACATGCTCTGGGACAACTGGGCCCCGTGGCAGGTGACGATGTACGCCACCGACTACGGACGGCAGTTCGACATTCCGTTGTTCGGCTACTACGACGAGGCGACGCGCAAGGGCAGCACGCCCCCGTATCTTCTCGAGCAGCGCGACGACCTGGACGCGCGTGATTTCGATCTGGCAGGTCTCGACGCCAAGGTCGAGATCGGGCTCGACGAGCCCGACTCCCTCGTCGGCGACGTGACCTATCAGATCAACATGAAGCGCGACCTTCGCGAGCTTCCCTTCGCCATTCCGCGCAGCCACATCGCGGGTGCCACCGTGACGGATCCTCGGAGCCCCAAGCTGTTCGTGAACTCGGTCCAGGACGGCGACGGAAACGAGCTGACCTGGGTGAAAGAGGGCGCGCTCAGCGGGCTCATCATCTTCCCGAAGATGGTTCCCGCCGGAACGAAGCTGACACTGCGTCTTCAGTTCGAGAATCTCGATTCCATCTCGCGTCTCAACCCGTCGTATGCCTCCCTCGACCGTGAGGGCTGGCTTCCCCTGGTGCGCTTCGGGGATTTCATCGACACGTTCCACATGACGACACGCCTCCCGGCGAAGTACGAGATCCTGGGCATCGGCAAGAAGGTGTCCGAAAACGTGCAGAACGACGTCCGCACCACCGTCTGGGGATCGGACAGCCCCGTCACATTCCCGACCATCATTTTCGGGGAGTACATCAGCGACGACGCCGGCAAGTACGAGGCGAAGAAAAGCGATGGCACGGTCATCCCGGTGCGGGTCTACGTCGACAAGGTCAGCACGCAGGGAATTTCGGACCAAGAAGGATTCAACGGTGGCGCACGAGACATCCGCGGCAAGCAGCTCGGGGCCATCGCTACGCAAGCCGCCGTCGCGCTCAATTACTACAAGGATCTCTACGGCGCGGACTACCCGTTCGCCAAGCTCGATCTCGTCGCCGACCCCAACGGTTTCCTCTACGGGCAGTCGCCCGCATCGATCGTGTACCTCGGATTCGGGGTCTTCCGCGGCGAAGGTACGATCATCAACGCCACGGACAGGAACGCTTCTCAGATCTCGAAATTCAACCGGGACGTCGTCGCGCACGAGGTCGGACATCAGTGGTGGGGCGGCCTGATCACGAACGCGAACCAACGCAATTACTGGTTCGTCGAGAGCATGGCCGAGCTGTCGGCTGCGTTGTACGTCGAGACCACGGCGGGGAAGAAGAAGTACCTCGACAAGGTCGCCGACTGGCGTCAAGTCATCCTCGGCAGTGAGCCGGATTCGAACGTCCAGTCGGGGTACACGATGTGGGGCGGCTCGCTCAACGCGACCCAAGCGAACATTTACAACAAGGGTCCGTACGCGTTCCACATCTTCCGATCCACCTTCGGCGACGACAAGTTCTTCGCGCTCCTCAAGGAGATGACGAAAGAGCTCCAGCACAAGGAAATCGTCACGCGCGATATGCAGGACGTCATGGAGAAGGTCGTCGGCGGCAACATGGACTGGTTCTTCGATCAATGGGTCCGCGGTGTCGGCCTCCCCCAGTACGCGATCAACTGGACGAAGCGGAAGAACGAGCAGGGAAAGTGGATCGTCGAGGGCACGATCAAGCAGCGCGTCGTCTTCGGTAAGGACAAGGTCACCCTGAAGGACGTCTACTACCGCGGCGTGGCGCCTCTCTCGTTCGTCGATTTGAACGGAAAGGAGACGAAGTCGGCGAAGCCGCTCCTGGTGCAAGGCCCCGAGACGCCGTTCCGCGTCATCGTTCCAGACGAGCCGGAGAAGGTCTACTTCAACAAAGACGGCGAGATCCTCGCAGAGGATCTCGTAGTCAACACGAGCTGGTAGCGCGGCCCTGATCAAGATCGACGGACTGACGAAGAGCTACCCCGAGGGGGCGATCGCCCTCAAGGACGTTTCCTTCGAAGTCGGCCGCGGTGAGTTCGTCTTCATCACGGGGCCGTCGGGCTCCGGGAAGTCGACGCTCCTGCGGCTCCTCATGCGCCACGAGAAACCGACCTGGGGGGGCATCTCCGTCCTCGGACGCGATCTCACGACCCTTCCCGCGCGGAAGGTTCCGGAGCTGCGCCGATCGATGGGGGTCGTCTTCCAAGACTTCAAGCTCATCAAGCGGAAGACGGCGCTCGAGAACGTGGCCTACGTGCTGAACGTCGCGGGAATCCCGCGAGCCGAGCAGAAGCGCCGCGCCTATCACGCGCTCAAAGGCGTCGGCCTGTCCCATCGGCTGGGCGTGACGCCCGAGGCGCTGTCGGGGGGCGAGCAGCAGCGCGTCGCGATCGCGCGGGCGGTCGTCAACGAGCCGGAGCTGCTCCTCGCCGACGAGCCGACGGGGAACCTGGATCCCGATCTTGCGGTCGAGATCATGCGCCTCTTCCGCGAGATCAACGCGCGGGGCACGACGGTCGTCGTGGCGACGCACGATCGCGACCTCATCCGGCGAATGCAGCGCAGGACGATCGTGCTCCATCAGGGGCGCCTCGCCGAGGGCGCGGTGCTCGTATGACCGGCGCGCACCTCCGGTACTTCGTGACCGACGCGCTCGACGAGTGGCGGCACAGTCCCGGGCCGAACGTCCTCGCGGCCGCGACGTTGGCGGCGGTGCTCTTCGTCGCGGGTGTGAATCTTCTCCTGCTCACGAACCTCTCGGCGCGCGTCGCAGGGTGGAAGTCCGACCTTCGCTTGTCGATCTATCTCGCCGACGGCGCGTCCGCGTCCGACGTCGAGACGCTCCGCGCGAAGGTTCAGGGGGTCGCCGGCGTCGAGAAGATCGAGTACGTCGACAAGGACGAGGCGCTCGCGCGCTTCCGGAAGTCGTTCAAGGACCTCGCCGACGTTCCCACCGAGCTGGGGACGAACCCGCTTCCCGCCTCGCTCGAGGTCTACCTCGGCGGCGGGGCGCAGGCGAAGGTGACGGCGCAGAACATCGGATCGGCGGCGTCGGGGTCGAAGGCGGTCGAGGAGGTGCGCTACGACCAGGCGTTCCTCGACAAGGTCGATTCCCTCCTCGACGTCGCGCGGTGGGGCGGGTCGGCGCTCGGTCTCGTGATCCTCGCCGCCGTCGGCTTCGTCGTCGCGGGCGTGCTGCGGCTCACCGTGCACGCGCGCCGCGACGAGATCGAGATCATGCACCTCGTCGGCGCGCCGCCGATGCTCGTCCGCGGACCGTTCCTCGTGACCGGGCTCGTCCACGGGCTCGCCGGCGCAGCGCTCGCGATCTTCGCGGTCGAGGCGGCGCGGCGCGCCGCGACGCTCTACACGGCGGGCGACGGTCTCTTCGGGATCGTGGCGGGCCGGCCGCTGGCTCTGGCGCCCGCCGCGCTGCTCGTCGGGACCGGCGCGCTCCTCGGTCTCGCCTCAGCGTGGCTCGCCTGCTCCTACCAGTCGAAGGCGATGTAGAACTCGCTGTCCCACGGCGGCAGCGCCGCCTTGACGGGGATCGGGTCGTACGTGAAGGGCGTCGACGGGTCGTCGATGTAGCGGGTGTAGGGGAGGCGCTTCGCCCAGGCCCAGTTGAACTGGAGCCCGCCGAGGAAGAAGAACTGGAAGCCGCCGCCGTACGAGCCGCGCAGGTCTTCCAGCCGGTTGTTCGTGGTATCGAACCACCTGAACTTGATGGGAACGAGCGGGGCTCCCGGACTGGCCTGCGTCGCGCGAATCTGGTGGGCGTCCGGGTCGTAGAAGAGGTCGCCCGGGAGCCACGCGGTACCCATGTCGAGGAAAAGGAATCCGCGGATGTTCCGGATCGGCCCGAGCGGGAACCGTAGCTCGTCGACGAACGGGAAGCGCAGCTCCATCTGCGCCCCCGCGATGTTCGAGCCGTAGAGCGTACGGAAACCGTAGCCGCGCAGCGTGTTGAGCCCGCCGACGCCGTAGAAGATTTGCCGGCCTCCGCGATTCAAGACCCCGACGAAACGCGTCGCCAGGAGCGAGCGTTTCGTGAGCTGCTTGTACATGCGAAAGTCGAGCGAGTACTGGAGGATGTTTCCCGGATAGGTGCTGCCGAGGTTGTAGCCGTAGAGGAAACCGACGTCGAGGCGCTTCCCCTGGAACGGCCCCCACGACTGGTAGCGCGTCGTGTCGCCGATGACGCTCGGCTGGAAGGTGAGGAACTTGTCGTTGACGCTCTGGAACTGCGCTTGGGCGAACCCGCCGACGTTCGCGTATCCGGTGAACACGTCCTGCGTGTTGTCCGCCGCGCCGACGGCGGTGTCGATCCGGTAGTAGCGGTTGAACGGGTACTGGACGAAGAACTGCGCGCCGGTGTTCCGCTGCACCTGCTGGCGGTTGAGGTTGTAACCGTTGCTCGACAGGTAGTAGTCGCGGAGGTCGAAGATCGTCGCGCCCCACCGGGTCCGGTTCTTGAGGTTCGTGTAGCTGACGAGGAAGTTCGAAAAATCAGCGACGCTGTAGAAGTTGACGAAGACGCGGTGGTCGCCCAGCAGATCCGCGACCTCGAGGGCGACGTTCGAGAGGAATGTGCCGTCGTCGGTGACGCCGACCGAGATTTGCGGCGCCTCGATGTCCCACTTCAGCTTGTACTTCTTCGCCGTCGCCGGGTCGGCCTTGAGCTGGAGAGGCGGAGTGAACGGCTCCGCCTCGGGCGCGCCGGGCACGGTCGTCTCGGCCGCGGTGTGAACTTCGGTCGGCTTCACCGGCATGCGGAAGAGGCGGAACGTCCCGTCTTGGTACGCGTCGTAGACGAGGTTCGTCTCGTTGCCGCGCGGCGCCATCTCGACCGGCGCGAAGCAGCCGCCCACGACGTCGGTGTACTGGCGCGTCTCGCCGGTCGCGATGTCGAGGGCGAAGATGTTGAAGACGCCGAAGCCGCCCCGGTCCGAGGAGAAGTAGACGGTCTTCCCGTCGCGCGAGTACGACGGTTGGATGTCGAGCGACGGACCGAACGTGAGCTGCGTCTTCTTCGTGGGATCGGAGACGTCGACCGAGAAGATCTTCCACGACTCGCCGATCCGCCGGTTGTAGAGAACCGACGTGCCGTCCGGGGCGTACCACGGGTTCGCGTCGAAGTCGTCGTCCTGCGTCAAGTTGCGGACCTTGTGCGTCTTGAGATCGAGCTCGAAGATGTCGACGACGCCGTCCTTGTTCCCCTCGAACGCGACCTTGGTGCCGTCGGGCGAGAACGCCGGGCTCGAGCACTGCGCGATGCCTTTCAACGGGATGATCTTCTGCAGCTTGCCGTGGAGCGAATCGAAGATCGCGAGCGGGCGCTCGTTCTCCTTCCTCACGAAGACGGCGATCTCGTCGCCGGCGGGCGACCACGAGAGGTCGCGCCGCCCCGAGAACGCCTCGGCGACGAGGTACCGGTACTTGTTCGTCCAACCCTTGGTCAGGTTGTGGACCTTCTTGCCATCCTCCGCCGAGAAGATGACGAGGTCGAGGTCCATCTGGGTCGGGGTCGAGAGCGCGGCGATCAGCTCGCCCGACGGCGAGAGTGTCGGCGAGAACGAGTAGATTCCCGGCTGGCGGATCCCGACCTCCTTCCCGTAGTCGTCGGGGCTCTTCTTCTCGAGGAGGACCGGGAAGTACTTCTGACGGAGATAGCGGTTGAAGTTCCGGTCGAACGCCTCGATCTCGATGCCGAACGCCTCCTTGATCGCCTTCGGGATGTTCCCCGTGAGGAGGACCTTGCGGTACTCGTAGATGAAGCTGCGGACGCCTTCCTTCCCGTACTCTTTCTCCATGTAATCGAAGACGGCGTGGCCGAAGCGGTAGTTCAAGTAGGAGAGCTGGTCGAGGTACTGCAGCGGCGGGATGTAGTTGTTGACGACCGCGTCGCGGATCGCCATCCGGTCGAGGTTGTCCTCGTCCTGCCCGAAGTACGACGCCATCCCCTCGATGAGCCACGTCGGGATGCGCGCGCGCAGCGCCCGGCCGATGTACCCCTCGAAGAAGAGCGAGTACTGGAAGATGTGCGTCAGCTCGTGCGAGATGAGCTTGTACAGCTTGTCCGGAGGCTGATCGATCGGAAGGACCATCCGGTTCTGGATCGGCTCGGCGAAGGCGCCCACCGCCTCGGGGAGCTCCTCGGACGAGACGTTCGTCTCCTCGAACTCGCCGTGGGTCTTGTAGATGATCATCGGGACCCGGAAGCGCAGCTCGTGATCGAGCTCCTTGCTGAGCCGCACGTAGGCGCTCTCGGCGTAGGAGACGACGTCGTCCAGGAACGGCTCGGAGGCGGGGTAGTAGTAGATGTCGAAGTGCGGAGCCTTGTACACCTTCCACTTGTAGTTGTCGTAGGCGATCTTGTTCTGGCCGAAGTACGTGTAAGCCTGCGCGTTCACGTGGGACGGCAGCGCCGTGATCGCGGCGGCGGCCGCGAGCGCCAGGGCGAGGCCCGAGCGTGCCGGGGTGCGTCTCATCCCTTGAAGAGCAAGCGCACGTCCGGCAGGTTGCGCGGGGCGAGGACGGCGAGCACGTCGGGTGAGGCGGCGTTCCCCAGCTCGTAGAAGGCGCTGATCGGGTCGTTCGCGGAGCCGCGGTAGACCGCCTGCCGCTGCGTCTTGTCGCGGAAGAGGAGCGAGCCGTCGGCGCCGCGGAAGTAGAGCGCCTCGAGCTCGAAGGTGAACTCCTCCTGCTCGACGAAGCGCGTCTGCCGGACCTTCTGACCGGTCGACTCGCTCACGATGTCGACGTCCTCGAACCCCGACGCGTCGCGCTTCGTGTAGTGGACCGCGCCCGAGACGACGATGTCGGCGCCGTGCTCGCGCCCCAGCCACTTGAAGAACTCTGCGTTCTTCGCCATGTCGTCCAGTGTCTGCTCCGGAACGGCCGGCGGCGGCGTGACGTCGAGAATCGCGAACGAGGTGTGCTTGCGCAGCTCGTTCCTCAAGAAGTGGACGATCTCCCGGTTGACGTCGACGAGGTCCGAGTCGTTGACGATGAATCCCGCGACGAGGAGGGTCTTCGCGCCGTCGACCTTGACGCGCGCCGGCATCGGCAGCGACACCGTGACCTCGACCATGTCGTGGCCCTTCTTCTTCGAGCCTTCGAGCGGAACGCCCGGCCCGGCCTTGCCGTCGTCGGACACCTTGCGCCAGAAGATCGCGGAGCGCGCGGCGTTGTCGCGGATGCGCGCGTCGCGCGGCGAGGCCGCGACCGCCTTCTCGAACAGAGAGCGCGCCGCGTCGGCATCGCCGAGCGCTTCCGACGCGACCGCGAGATTGTTGAGGAGGCGTGCGTCCGACGGGTCGTCGCGGAGGGCGCGCTCCCAGCGGTACTTCGCTTCGCGCCAGTTCCCTTCCTTCGCCATCTCGGTCCCATAGCGAAGAAGCTCGTCGGTCGGAGACTCGGCGGGAAGATTGGAGAAAGCGAAGAGGACGAGCGCGCCGGCGGCCGCGTTGAGGCGGACGTTCATCACCCAACGCATAATACACTCCGTTTCTCATGCCGCCGCGCTGCATCGAACCCGCACGAGGCCGGTTGCGCGGCACTTTTCGCGCACCCTCGTCGAAGAGCGCGACACATCGCGCGCTCCTCGCGGCGGCTCTCGCGTCCGGTCGCAGCACCGTTCGCCTGCCCCTCGACGCCGAGGACACACGGGTGACCCTGGACGGGCTCGCGGCGCTCGGGATACCGGTGTCGGATGAGGGGGACTGTTGGCACGTGACGGGCACGGGCGGCCCCGTCCCGGGCGGGGGCAACGTGGCCCTCGGCGCTTCCGGCTCATCGGCGAGATTCCTGACGGCGCTGGCAGCGCTCGGCCGCGCACCGTCGCGCCTGGACGGCACGCCCCGCCTGCGCGAGCGCCCGATGCACGAGCTGATCGATGCGCTCGCGGCGGCCGGAGCGCACGTCGCACCGAGCGCGGGCGGAAGGTTTCCTCTCGCGGCGGGCGGAACCGCCGTCCGGGGCGGCCGCCTCGTCGTCGCCGGCAATCGCAGCAGCCAGTTCGCGAGCGCCCTGCTCCTGATCGGCTGCGCGTGCCGCGAGGGCATCGAGCTCGTCGTCCCGGAGCCGCGCGTCTCGTGGTCGTACGTCCGCATGACGATCGAGATGCTCGAAGCGTTCGGCGCGCGTGTCGTCGTGGCGGACGACGGCGGCCTCGCCGTGCCGCCGCAACGGCTCACGGCGACGACGGTGACGATCGAGGCCGATCACTCCTCGGCGTCGTACGCGTTCGCCGCCACGGTCGTGGTCGGCGGGCGGACGACGGCCGCCGGCTTGAGGAGCGCGAGCGCACAGCCCGACGCACGGTTCCTCCGCGACCTCGCCGGCCTCGGCGCTCGTGTCGTCGAGAGCGAAGGCGGGATCGTCGTCGACGCCGACGGGGCGATCCCGGCGTTCGCATGGGATCTATCCGACGCGCCCGATCTCGCGCCCGGGGCGGCGGTGCTCGCGCTCTTCGCGGAGGGGCCGTCGAGCCTCTCGGGGCTCCATCACCTGCGTCTCAAGGAGTCCGATCGTGTCGAGGCGATCCGCCGCAACCTCGAGAGGATGGGCGCCGCCGTCTCGGTGTCGGACGGCACGATCGGCATCACGCCGCCGGGCCCGGCGATCCACGGCGCGACGATCGAGACGATGGGCGACCACCGCATCGCGATGGCATTCGCCGTCGCGGGCCTCAGGGTGCCGGGGGTAACGAT belongs to Candidatus Polarisedimenticolaceae bacterium and includes:
- the ftsE gene encoding cell division ATP-binding protein FtsE, which produces MDGLTKSYPEGAIALKDVSFEVGRGEFVFITGPSGSGKSTLLRLLMRHEKPTWGGISVLGRDLTTLPARKVPELRRSMGVVFQDFKLIKRKTALENVAYVLNVAGIPRAEQKRRAYHALKGVGLSHRLGVTPEALSGGEQQRVAIARAVVNEPELLLADEPTGNLDPDLAVEIMRLFREINARGTTVVVATHDRDLIRRMQRRTIVLHQGRLAEGAVLV
- a CDS encoding tetratricopeptide repeat protein, with the translated sequence MNVRLNAAAGALVLFAFSNLPAESPTDELLRYGTEMAKEGNWREAKYRWERALRDDPSDARLLNNLAVASEALGDADAARSLFEKAVAASPRDARIRDNAARSAIFWRKVSDDGKAGPGVPLEGSKKKGHDMVEVTVSLPMPARVKVDGAKTLLVAGFIVNDSDLVDVNREIVHFLRNELRKHTSFAILDVTPPPAVPEQTLDDMAKNAEFFKWLGREHGADIVVSGAVHYTKRDASGFEDVDIVSESTGQKVRQTRFVEQEEFTFELEALYFRGADGSLLFRDKTQRQAVYRGSANDPISAFYELGNAASPDVLAVLAPRNLPDVRLLFKG
- a CDS encoding permease-like cell division protein FtsX → MTGAHLRYFVTDALDEWRHSPGPNVLAAATLAAVLFVAGVNLLLLTNLSARVAGWKSDLRLSIYLADGASASDVETLRAKVQGVAGVEKIEYVDKDEALARFRKSFKDLADVPTELGTNPLPASLEVYLGGGAQAKVTAQNIGSAASGSKAVEEVRYDQAFLDKVDSLLDVARWGGSALGLVILAAVGFVVAGVLRLTVHARRDEIEIMHLVGAPPMLVRGPFLVTGLVHGLAGAALAIFAVEAARRAATLYTAGDGLFGIVAGRPLALAPAALLVGTGALLGLASAWLACSYQSKAM
- a CDS encoding 3-hydroxyacyl-CoA dehydrogenase NAD-binding domain-containing protein gives rise to the protein MSDPSGMNHWIDPNGIVHIVFDRPNDKVNLLTPAILEDLGQLLDSVHGRDEVRGLLFASTKPDCFIAGMDVEVIASFTDAFKAAEGARFGQIVFQKIADLPVPSAAAIGGTCLGGGTELALACTVRVAADTKATKIGLPETQLGIIPGFGGTQRLPRLVGLTTALDLILTGKQLDAKRALRAGVVDLVAPEEYLERETIKLMQKAASGLKRRRPLVPRLVESIAPVRRFVLQKAEKATAAKVTPEAYPAPFRAIEAIDAAFALPLSQGLDLEARIVGELVPTRTSKNLIWIFKSQSALKKDAGGIVALPRKVRRAAVLGAGIMGGGIAQLIADKGIPVRMKDVRGEALLTALRHASGLWKEQVVRKRLSPREMRQKLGFIAPTLDDTGFAKVDIVLEAVVENLEVKQKVLAAMEEKIGDRAVFASNTSTLPISDIAARAVRPERVVGLHFFNPVHRMPLVEVIAGVRSSPEAVATVHAFARELGKVPVVVRDAPGFLVNRILMLYFNEALRLLAEGVTIDAADAAMRDFGMPMGPFALLDEIGLDTGQHAAAVLEGAFGKRIGAATPILQAQVAAGRLGKKNGKGFYHYKNGKRTGSDPAASKLASSGPELSLPVETLQERMVLAMVNEAAVCLEDGVVREPRDVDIGMVFGTGFPPFRGGLLRYADSIGLAVLVDRLARLADSQGERFRPAPLLRDMVREERRFYPA
- the aroA gene encoding 3-phosphoshikimate 1-carboxyvinyltransferase, whose amino-acid sequence is MPPRCIEPARGRLRGTFRAPSSKSATHRALLAAALASGRSTVRLPLDAEDTRVTLDGLAALGIPVSDEGDCWHVTGTGGPVPGGGNVALGASGSSARFLTALAALGRAPSRLDGTPRLRERPMHELIDALAAAGAHVAPSAGGRFPLAAGGTAVRGGRLVVAGNRSSQFASALLLIGCACREGIELVVPEPRVSWSYVRMTIEMLEAFGARVVVADDGGLAVPPQRLTATTVTIEADHSSASYAFAATVVVGGRTTAAGLRSASAQPDARFLRDLAGLGARVVESEGGIVVDADGAIPAFAWDLSDAPDLAPGAAVLALFAEGPSSLSGLHHLRLKESDRVEAIRRNLERMGAAVSVSDGTIGITPPGPAIHGATIETMGDHRIAMAFAVAGLRVPGVTIDDDLVVAKSYPQFWRDFEEWSKVDR
- a CDS encoding M1 family aminopeptidase: MRNTMRVQWVVGALLGAWVGSATGALAAAESPAATVQEGITVVLHDKVSKLLASHDKDGNPDKRGTYSQTYKKVDAGTYQATFHVDTIEPTTFPLTQQLKTERYLLTLKGSGGNWSIANEELKDTYIGLFRGDFAPDLYKFDKLTWDKEGLKLSASNGYLYTYVSHGSTVAFRVFADDLTYDFVPPSDTGYYGAIRNKIFKDHPQDIVFKTDWADIACDPATCNDFMKSIFSGLDKTTSGTGGAWSNAKSDLASSQSDMAATKSKNPFGVFTREREIARKYWRENSYGGFARVPEADRRFWQVEFHTKTAGKERFVDMLWDNWAPWQVTMYATDYGRQFDIPLFGYYDEATRKGSTPPYLLEQRDDLDARDFDLAGLDAKVEIGLDEPDSLVGDVTYQINMKRDLRELPFAIPRSHIAGATVTDPRSPKLFVNSVQDGDGNELTWVKEGALSGLIIFPKMVPAGTKLTLRLQFENLDSISRLNPSYASLDREGWLPLVRFGDFIDTFHMTTRLPAKYEILGIGKKVSENVQNDVRTTVWGSDSPVTFPTIIFGEYISDDAGKYEAKKSDGTVIPVRVYVDKVSTQGISDQEGFNGGARDIRGKQLGAIATQAAVALNYYKDLYGADYPFAKLDLVADPNGFLYGQSPASIVYLGFGVFRGEGTIINATDRNASQISKFNRDVVAHEVGHQWWGGLITNANQRNYWFVESMAELSAALYVETTAGKKKYLDKVADWRQVILGSEPDSNVQSGYTMWGGSLNATQANIYNKGPYAFHIFRSTFGDDKFFALLKEMTKELQHKEIVTRDMQDVMEKVVGGNMDWFFDQWVRGVGLPQYAINWTKRKNEQGKWIVEGTIKQRVVFGKDKVTLKDVYYRGVAPLSFVDLNGKETKSAKPLLVQGPETPFRVIVPDEPEKVYFNKDGEILAEDLVVNTSW